In Rutidosis leptorrhynchoides isolate AG116_Rl617_1_P2 chromosome 2, CSIRO_AGI_Rlap_v1, whole genome shotgun sequence, one genomic interval encodes:
- the LOC139892882 gene encoding protein C2-DOMAIN ABA-RELATED 4-like — protein MNNLKGLLRIRIKRGVNLAVRDINTSDPYIVIRMGKQKAKTRIMERDLNPEWNEDLTIFVYDTKLPLKLEVFDHDFFSTDDKMGDAEFQLQPFLEGIKMNLKSVPSGTVITRIKPSKLNCLAEESCITWRDSAVVQDLCLRLRNVECGEVEIELHWIDVPGCNLV, from the exons ATGAATAATTTAAAAGGTCTTCTCAGAATTCGGATCAAAAGAGGTGTGAATCTCGCGGTTCGTGATATCAATACCAGTGATCCTTATATTGTCATCAGGATGGGTAAACAG AAAGCGAAGACTCGTATAATGGAGAGAGATCTTAACCCCGAGTGGAACGAAGACTTGACTATTTTCGTGTATGATACTAAACTTCCATTAAAGCTG GAGGTGTTCGACCATGACTTTTTTAGCACCGACGATAAAATGGGAGATGCAGAATTCCAATTACAACCGTTTTTGGAGGGAATCAAGATGAATCTAAAGAGTGTTCCTAGTGGTACTGTTATAACTCGGATAAAACCGAGTAAATTGAATTGTTTGGCCGAAGAGAGTTGCATAACATGGAGAGATAGCGCTGTTGTTCAAGATTTGTGTCTGAGATTGAGAAATGTTGAATGCGGAGAAGTTGAAATTGAGCTACATTGGATTGATGTTCCGGGTTGCAATTTAGTGTAG